In the Hordeum vulgare subsp. vulgare chromosome 7H, MorexV3_pseudomolecules_assembly, whole genome shotgun sequence genome, one interval contains:
- the LOC123413435 gene encoding uncharacterized protein LOC123413435: MGWGGPVDLGCGYRRERRSLSTLAAWHRGGAGDRLGGAGLDPHRPARVFGGGGTVASAFLPADSVLAHLSSVVWSSRLLVVFHRRWGRRHGRGEIPA; encoded by the coding sequence ATGGGCTGGGGCGGGCCGGTGGATCTGGGATGCGGCTACAGGCGGGAGCGGAGGAGCCTTTCAACGCTGGCTGCATGGCACCGTGGTGGTGCTGGAGACCGGCTAGGCGGCGCCGGGCTGGATCCTCACCGTCCGGCCCgtgtttttggtggtggtgggacGGTTGCCAGCGCCTTCCTTCCTGCTGACAGCGTTTTGGCTCACCTCTCCTCGGTGGTGTGGTCAAGTCGGCTCCTTGTTGTGTTTCATCGGCGTTGGGGTCGACGGCATGGCCGGGGCGAAATCCCTGCGTGA